Below is a genomic region from Methanosphaera sp. ISO3-F5.
GTGTTGTTTTGAAGTATAATTCTATTATGTTGTTGGTTTTTGGTATTGCTTCGTTGTTTAGGTATTGTGTTAGTTCGTTGAAGTTATTTTTAATTCTTTTGATGCTAGTTGCTACTGAATCTGGTAAAAACTGTATATTGTTGGTTAAGTGTGATAGGCGTCTTTTTGCTAGTTTTATGTTTTCTGCTTTGAATATGTTGGATATTCTTTCAAGGTAGTTGTTTAGTTCTTTGATCTGTTTTTTGTTGTGTTTTATTTGTTTTTTTTATGTTTTTGATTTCTTTTTCTAGTGTTTTGATGTCATCGTGTAGTTTTTTTATCTGTTATTGGTCCCATGTGTGGTTTGTATTTTTCTAGTTTTTTATGTATTTTTTCGTTGATTTCTTCTAATTTATGGTATTTTCCATTCTTTTTACGTGTTATTCTTCGGATAACTGGATATACTTCCATTCCTACGTTGTACATCATGTGGAACACGCATCTTTGTTGTATCATGTTAAATTCTTCTATTATAGAAGGATAAGCTGAATATCCATCAGTTATCATTATTTCATGTGGTATATCATCCAGTATTTGGTGGAAATATTTTTCAATAATTTCCGTGTCAAATAGTGTTGCATATTCCAGAAAATCTTCATAAGGATATTGGGTATTTGCATCAATAATCATTAACCGTGACATATATTCTCCATTTTGAGATGGAAATTGCTCATCATAGTGATACGTGCCACTATCTTTAAGATTTTCTTTTTCTACTAGTTGTTCTACTTGTTTTTCTTTTTCTTCAAGGTATGAATCTGCAGTATTATTTTCATGATAAAAAAGCGTAGATTTTGGTAAATGTATATCAAAAAGTGATTCAAACAATTCAGACTTCTTTTCATATGATTCTTCACCAATCTCAGATAATTTAACACCCCACTCTTTAACAGTAGAAGTATAAACAGAATAATTATCAATAAATTCATTAAAATTAGTTACAATTCGATTACCACATTCTTGACAGGAATAATCTTTAACACTAACAGGAATGCCATTAGGTTTACGAGTATGATAACCTTTAGAATGTAATTTACAACCACAATCACCACATACTTCATCAGTAAGAACATAAGTAACCTTAAAATCAAGTAAACCCATCATTTTAAAGATTAATAAAAAATCAGGAGATAAACAATCAGGAAAAATAATTTCATCAATATCACTAGAAACGATATCTTTAAGACAAGTTAAATCTAATATATTATTGGTAAGAGTTTTATTCGACTTCATAATAATATATATTACTCTTACCACTATTTATAGACTTATACAAACTTAAAATCAAGAATAAAAAACAGAACAAAATCCATACAAATAATCAAGTTGATAAATATCAGATATTAACTAAAACAGTACATATAACACAGTATAATAAATAAAACAAATAATCACCAATTTAAACAAACATATAAGAATATAACTACTTTTAATTAAATAACAACACTCATTTAATCAATAAAAAATAAAACTAATTTATTCTATCAAATATTTTAAGAAAAGAAGTGAAAATCATCCCCATGAATATTAGACAGTGCCATAATCGGGAGTATATTATATAATAAAGATGGTATATCTCGGATTATTAAAATTTAAGGTTAATACATTCTTTTTATATCAATTAAACATTTATAGAATCTATTTAATTAAAAGTATCTTAAAACTATTAATTTAATTAATCAAGCTTTTATTTTAATTAATTTTAGAAAAAAGAAGTTTATCATTTTTTTATATATTAAATAAAAACTAAATAATTATTTAATTTAAATTTAAGAATATTTAAATTGTTGTTTTAAAAAAGTATCAGCCGGATTCTGAACAACCACCTGAATGTGTTATTTTTTAATTTTTTTCTGTTTTAATAAAAATTTTATATTGGGGTATTAATTATATACTATGTTTTACAAAGTATTAACAGTTATAAATAATCTTAATTTAATAAAATAAAATTGATTAATTTAAAAAAGTCACGTGGTGGATATGAGCTCAAAAAATTATTGGACAAAAATACGAGAAATAGCAATTGAATTAAATAAGATAGGGAATGAACACCTGGATGAAACAAGCTTGGACCAGTTAGTACCAATTCTTGATGAAATAGAAAAAATAGCACATAATGATAGTATTGACTATGATTCAGCAAAACTAATTTTATCTGATGAGGGGATGGTGAATTCACTGGAAACTATCAGGGACTTTTATATATACATTGGTGCAAGGCTTGAAAGAGAGAATGCTTATGAAATTATTCAGGGCGGGGAGAATGCATGGGATGTACTTGATACTTTCCACTTCTATGAAAGATATGAAGGACTTTTAAGGAATGAATCAGAATTGGTGCCATTTGATGAGAAGACTAAACTTGTTTTTATAGGAAGTGGGCCACTGCCATTAACATTAATAATGTTCAACAAGCTATTTGGATGTAAATGTGTGGGAATTGAGGTACAGCCGAGTGTTGCAAAACTTTCTCGTCATATTATTAGAAGACTTGGGTTGGCTGATGACATAGAAATAGTTATTGGTGATGAAAGATATGTTAAATACTTGGATTATGATGTGATAATGGTTGCAGCGTTTGCTATACCTAAGAGTAAGGTTTTCGGTAATTTGTGGGAAATAGTTGATACGGATACGCCGATTCTTTATAGAACGTATTCTGGTATGCGGCAAATGCTTTATGAACCTGTGAAGGATGTGGATTTAAGAGGTTTTCATCAGGAGGGTTTAATGTTACCTAAGGGTAATGTTAATAATACATCGGTGCTGGTAAAAAAAATAGTTTAGTTTGTTTTTGAAGAAATTTGTTTTGATGATAAAGAATACAGGGCATAACAGGTTAAACAAGATAATTTCCCCGTTATTATTTTAGGGGATTATGACTTATCTTGCTAAATAGTTATGCATTACTTGTTGTATTCGTTATCTTATCCTTTTTTTATTAATATTTATTGTTGTAGTCTACATGTGGTACATGTTTAATGGGATATTTTCAGATGAACCAGTGTCATATCATCATATTGAGCCTGATTACCACAGTAATCATTAATATTATATATCAAGTCTTTAATAGTGTTATTATTATTTTCACTATTTAAGAAGTTAATCATTCTTTCAACACCATATAACTCATTCTCATCATTCCGTGCATCAGTAATACCATCAGTATACAACAATAATTCATTATCTAAGATAATTTTCTCATTTTTATACTCAAAATTTTCATAAATACCTAATACAAGACCTGACTCAATGTTAAGCTCTACAAATTTATCATCCTCTTTAACTAATGGCGGATTATGTCCGGCATTACTAAACAATAATTCATGAGTATTTTTATTATAAATACCAATCCACAATGTAATGAACATAACCTCAGTATTCTTCTTACAAACATTATTATTAATTGAATATAACATTTTTGCAGGATCCTTTTCATACGGACTGAGCTGTTCTATAAAGTTTTGAATAATTGTTGAGAAAATCGCTGCAGGAACTCCTTTACCCGAACTATCACCAATCACTATCAATACCCGTTCATCATCTAGTTCATAATAATCATAAAAGTCTCCACCAACCTCTTTTGCAGGCTGACTGAAACCGGTCAGACAATAATTATCATTTTTTATAGATTCTGTAGGTAATATGGAATTCTGTATATTACGAGCAATCTTTAATTCAGTTTTAATCCTCTGTTTTTCGGTTTCAATATTTTTAATGTTTTCAATATAATCATTATTATATTTCACCAAATCAATGTAACTACGTGATAACATACTTATCTCATTATCTTCTTCTGTGTACTTTGAATATATTTCCAGTAAGTCATTTGATTCAATTATTTCACCATGCTTTATGCGTGATTCTATTTTTGAAAATGATATTAATGGTTTTACAATAGTTTTTTCAATATATCTGATAATAAAATATGTTGGTATAAAGAATATGGCAACTAACACATCCAATATTAATAACAGATAAAGGTAAACAGTATCCTTTGAAATATACTTCACAGTATTTAATATAATGTTATCTATCGGGAGGAACACATCAAGTAACGCTATAATTATTATTATAAATGTAATTCCCAGGAATCTGTCAATGATTCTTTCAGGAATCGAAATGAAAGATACCTCATCAACCTTTTTAATAGGCTTAGTACAGTATATTGCCATTAATGACATTATAAGTATTACTTCGAAGAGATTTACAAAATAATTCTTTGTTACCATATGGTCTGCAATTATAACACACGGAATAAATATTAACATGATAATATCAATTATCGTATATAATCTTGGATTAAATTCTTTTTTAGCAATAGGTGGCATGTCCACAAAATCATAATAACGTGTAATCCATATGCCTATTGTACTAAAAATTAATGAGAAATTCACAAAATTAACAAAATATTTTAAACCCATATCATAATATAAACCAATTGTATGCGGATAGAAAATATATGTAATCTTAGTAGCTAATAATGAATATAAAATTCCACAAATTATAACGATTAAGAAAATACTGACAAGTTATGAGTATTATTTAATCTTAAACGAGTAATCAGGTTTTCTTCCTGATACTTAGTGTACCATAATTTATATCCCAAATATATTACTAAAAGCCCGTAATTTCTGAAGCAATAGATGATTCAATTGAATAACCATTAATTAGATCACATATGAAGTTAGCACTTGTAGAACCAATTGCACCATAAACTCCGAAGAACATTGAAGAAATAAATAATACTCCAAGGTATGGTGAAAGTTCCATTCCGAAAGGTTTTGTCGGAAGTAATGTATACGTACCTAAATTAATTATAACCATCAATATGAATGGTATTATAAAATTCTTTATTTTAGTCTTCATACTACTTCACTTTTTTAGTTATTATTAAATGATTTTCAGTATCATAATTATATTTTATCGAATCTGCAAGATTTGTAACAAAATGAATACCTAACCCACCAATTTCAGTTTCTTCAATAGTATCCGGAGCAACATGATCCTCTTTTTCAAGTGGATTAAATTTAACACCATTATCAATAAATTCCAAGCATAAAAGTTGGGTTTCATTATTAAAATCTGCTGAGATTTTAATGTAATCTGCATCAGAATAATTAATTATGTTAACAAATATCTCTTCAGTAATAAGTGTAACTTCAAAATCCTCTTTTTGAATAATCTCCTGAATAAATCTATTGATAGTATATAGTTCTTCTAATTTTGGATCTACTTTGATTAATTTCATATTATCAACTTAACTATCAGTATGTGACTATAATCCTTGATAATTGTAATGATTAAAACAATATTCTTGTATATTAGGCTAATGATTATTTATAATTATTTTATAATACATAATTATATAATATTTTTATTCGAT
It encodes:
- a CDS encoding nicotianamine synthase family protein, with amino-acid sequence MSSKNYWTKIREIAIELNKIGNEHLDETSLDQLVPILDEIEKIAHNDSIDYDSAKLILSDEGMVNSLETIRDFYIYIGARLERENAYEIIQGGENAWDVLDTFHFYERYEGLLRNESELVPFDEKTKLVFIGSGPLPLTLIMFNKLFGCKCVGIEVQPSVAKLSRHIIRRLGLADDIEIVIGDERYVKYLDYDVIMVAAFAIPKSKVFGNLWEIVDTDTPILYRTYSGMRQMLYEPVKDVDLRGFHQEGLMLPKGNVNNTSVLVKKIV
- a CDS encoding PP2C family protein-serine/threonine phosphatase: MGLKYFVNFVNFSLIFSTIGIWITRYYDFVDMPPIAKKEFNPRLYTIIDIIMLIFIPCVIIADHMVTKNYFVNLFEVILIMSLMAIYCTKPIKKVDEVSFISIPERIIDRFLGITFIIIIIALLDVFLPIDNIILNTVKYISKDTVYLYLLLILDVLVAIFFIPTYFIIRYIEKTIVKPLISFSKIESRIKHGEIIESNDLLEIYSKYTEEDNEISMLSRSYIDLVKYNNDYIENIKNIETEKQRIKTELKIARNIQNSILPTESIKNDNYCLTGFSQPAKEVGGDFYDYYELDDERVLIVIGDSSGKGVPAAIFSTIIQNFIEQLSPYEKDPAKMLYSINNNVCKKNTEVMFITLWIGIYNKNTHELLFSNAGHNPPLVKEDDKFVELNIESGLVLGIYENFEYKNEKIILDNELLLYTDGITDARNDENELYGVERMINFLNSENNNNTIKDLIYNINDYCGNQAQYDDMTLVHLKISH
- a CDS encoding ATP-binding protein; this translates as MKLIKVDPKLEELYTINRFIQEIIQKEDFEVTLITEEIFVNIINYSDADYIKISADFNNETQLLCLEFIDNGVKFNPLEKEDHVAPDTIEETEIGGLGIHFVTNLADSIKYNYDTENHLIITKKVK